In Mobula hypostoma chromosome 10, sMobHyp1.1, whole genome shotgun sequence, a single genomic region encodes these proteins:
- the LOC134352642 gene encoding zinc finger protein 239-like encodes MPFTCSDCGKSFPHLSYLQRHQRVHTGERPYICSECGKAFTQSSNLQKHQSRHTGERPFTCSVCGKGFTESSQLKVHQRVHTGERPFTCSECGKGFTTSSNLQTHQRVHTGERAYTCSECGKGFTRSNDLLAHQSVHTGEMPFICSDCGKGFPRSSHLKVHQQVHSGERPFTCSECGKGFSQLSNLQTHQRVHMGERPFTCSDCGKGFIRLSDLQKHQSVHTGERPFTCSVCGKGFITSSNLQTHQRAHTGERPFTCSDCGKGFTRSSDLLAHQLVHTGERPFTCSDCGKGFTHSFQLKVHQRVHTGERPYICPECGKGFTLSSNLMRHQRVHRVEGPFDSSMSGK; translated from the coding sequence atgccgttcacctgctcagactgtgggaagagtttTCCTCACCTCTCTTACCTGCAAAGGCACCAACGTGTTCACACGGGCGAGAGGCCGTacatctgctctgaatgtgggaaggcatTCACTCAGTCGTCCAACCTACAGAAACATCAGTCAcgtcacactggggagaggccgttcacctgctcagtctgtgggaagggattcactgaatcatctcaactgaaggtacaccagcgagttcacactggggagaggccgttcacctgctctgaatgcggGAAGGGGTTCACCACATCATCCAACCTACAGAcccatcagcgagttcacactggcgaGAGGGCGTATACGTGctcagagtgtgggaagggatttactagGTCAAATGACctgctggcacaccagtcagttcacactggggagatgccattcatctgctcagactgtgggaagggatttcctCGGTCGTCTcacctgaaggtacatcagcaagttcacagtggggagaggccgttcacctgctctgaatgtgggaagggattctctcAGTTGTCCAATCTACAGacgcatcagcgagttcacatgggtgagaggccattcacctgctcagactgtgggaagggattcattcggttatctgacctgcagaaacaccagtcagttcacactggggagagacccttcacctgctcagtgtgtgggaagggattcatcaCATCATCCAACCTACAGACACATCAGCGAGCTCATAcgggggagagaccgttcacctgctcagactgtgggaagggcttcactcggtcatctgacctactggcacaccagttagtgcacactggggagagaccgttcacctgctcagactgtgggaagggatttactcacTCATTTcagctgaaggtacatcagcgagttcacaccggggagaggccgtacATCTGccctgaatgtgggaagggattcactctgtCATCCAACCTGATGAGACACCAGAGAGTTCACAGGGTTGAGGGGCCGTTTGACTCTTCTATGTCTGGGAAATGA